One genomic region from Pseudorca crassidens isolate mPseCra1 chromosome 11, mPseCra1.hap1, whole genome shotgun sequence encodes:
- the HDAC10 gene encoding polyamine deacetylase HDAC10 isoform X6, which produces MGTALVYHEDMTAARLLWDDPECEIECPERLTTALERLQQRGLEQRCLQLAAREASEAELGLVHSPEYVALVRGTQALGTGELQTLSGQYDAVYFHPSTFHCARLAVGAALQLVDAVLAGAVRNGLALVRPPGHHSQRAAANGFCVFNNVAIAARHAQRQHGLHRILIVDWDVHHGQGIQYIFEDDPSVLYFSWHRYEHGRFWPYLRESNADAVGQGPGLGFTVNLPWNQVGMGNADYVAAFLHVLLPVAFEFNPELVLVSAGFDSAIGDPEGQMQATPECFAHLTQLLQVLAGGRVCAVLEGGYHLESLSQSVCMMVQALLGDPAPPLLGPMVPHGSALESIQSVRVAQAPHWMSLQQQGVAPVLGPSPYSPEGRPSSLLLTGRPEFKAAATQDVAALSSLLDQPRLNPTPPVRTAVALAAPDAALALPSDVLCEEGSAPQEETQAWARPHEALAQDRALTALGKVLYLLDRILDGQVSSGIAVTPACAAAATLDVAIRCGLSHGAQRLLCLAVGQLDRPPDLTDDGYDSQVTGGIYG; this is translated from the exons ATGGGGACCGCACTTGTATACCACGAGGACATGACAGCTGCCCGGCTGCTCTGGGACGA CCCCGAGTGCGAGATCGAGTGCCCGGAGCGCCTGACCACAGCCCTGGAACGCCTGCAGCAGCGTGGCCTGGAGCAAAGGTGTCTGCAGCTGGCAGCCCGGGAGGCCTCGGAGGCGGAACTGGGCCTGGTGCACAG CCCGGAGTATGTGGCCCTGGTGCGGGGGACCCAGGCCTTGGGCACCGGGGAGCTCCAGACCCTGTCTGGACAGTACGATGCCGTCTACTTCCACCCG AGTACCTTCCACTGTGCCCGGCTGGCTGTGGGGGCGGCGCTGCAGCTGGTGGATGCAGTGCTGGCGGGAGCTGTGCGCAACGGGCTCGCCCTGGTGAG GCCTCCTGGGCACCATAGCCAGAGGGCTGCCGCCAATGGATTCTGCGTGTTCAACAACGTGGCCATAGCGGCCAGACATGCCCAGCGGCAGCACGGGCTGCACAG GATCCTCATCGTTGACTGGGATGTCCACCATGGCCAGGGCATCCAGTATATCTTTGAGGACGACCCCAG CGTCCTTTATTTCTCCTGGCACCGCTATGAGCACGGGCGCTTCTGGCCCTATCTCCGAGAGTCAAATGCAGACGCTGTTGGGCAGGGCCCGGGCCTTGGCTTCACTGTCAACCTGCCCTGGAACCAG GTCGGGATGGGAAATGCTGACTACGTGGCCGCCTTCCTGCACGTGCTGTTGCCTGTGGCCTTTGAG TTCAACCCTGAGCTGGTCCTAGTCTCCGCGGGATTTGACTCAGCCATCGGGGATCCCGAG GGACAGATGCAGGCCACGCCAGAGTGCTTTGCCCACCTCACGCAGCTGCTGCAGGTGCTGGCTGGTGGCCGGGTCTGCGCTGTGCTGGAG GGTGGCTACCACCTGGAGTCACTCTCACAGTCCGTGTGCATGATGGTGCAAGCGCTGCTGGGCGACCCTGCCCCGCCCCTGTTGGGGCCCATGGTGCCGCATGGCAG TGCCCTGGAGTCCATCCAGAGTGTCCGGGTAGCCCAGGCCCCTCACTGGATGAGCCTCCAGCAGCAAG GTGTGGCCCCTGTACTGGGTCCCAGCCCCTACTCCCCAGAGGGGAGGCCCTCGTCTCTGCTGCTGACCGGGAGGCCCGAATTCAAGGCAGCGGCAACCCAGGACGTGGCTGCCCTGAGCTCCCTCCTGGACCAGCCGCGCCTCAATCCCACGCCCCCTGTACGCACGGCTGTTGCCTTGGCTGCGCCAGATGctgccctggctctgccctctgACGTCCTCTGTGAGGAGGGGTCAGCCCCACAGGAGGAGACGCAGGCCTGGGCCAG GCCACATGAGGCCCTGGCCCAGGACAGGGCCCTCACTGCACTCGGGAAAGTCCTGTACCTTTTGGACAGGATCCTGGATGGGCAG GTGAGCAGTGGCATTGCAGTCACCCCAGCCTGTGCTGCAGCTGCCACCCTGGATGTGGCCATTCGGTGTGGCCTGTCCCATGGAGCCCAGAG GCTGCTTTGTCTGGCTGTGGGGCAGCTGGATCGGCCCCCAGATCTCACGGATGACGGGTATGACTCTCAGGTCACGG GAGGAATCTATGGCTGA